A single region of the Plantactinospora soyae genome encodes:
- a CDS encoding DJ-1/PfpI family protein, which yields MRIVIPLFDRFTALDAVGPYDVLKLLPGAEVVFAATAVGPVRNNVGSLALTADATLAEIDSCDVLVVPGGPGVDQHLVGGPLLDWIRRMNETTRWTTSVCTGSLLLGAAGLLRGRTATTHWRRAGDLVSFGATYTPQRVVGDGKLMTAAGVSAGLDMALTLAATIADRTTAEAIQLAIEYDPQPPFDAGSPAKASQAVRDRLAAGLR from the coding sequence ATGCGCATCGTCATTCCGCTCTTCGACCGGTTCACCGCGCTCGACGCGGTCGGCCCGTACGACGTACTCAAGCTCCTGCCCGGCGCCGAGGTGGTCTTCGCCGCGACCGCCGTCGGACCGGTCCGCAACAACGTCGGCAGCCTCGCCCTCACCGCCGACGCCACGCTCGCCGAGATCGACTCCTGCGACGTGCTGGTGGTGCCCGGCGGTCCGGGCGTCGACCAGCACCTGGTCGGCGGACCGCTGCTGGACTGGATCCGCCGGATGAACGAGACCACCCGGTGGACGACCTCGGTCTGCACCGGATCGCTGCTGCTGGGCGCCGCCGGACTGTTGCGCGGGCGTACCGCCACCACGCACTGGCGGCGGGCGGGCGACCTGGTCTCGTTCGGTGCGACCTACACCCCGCAGCGGGTGGTCGGCGACGGCAAGCTGATGACCGCCGCCGGAGTCTCCGCCGGGCTCGACATGGCCCTCACCCTCGCCGCGACCATCGCCGACCGGACCACCGCCGAGGCCATCCAACTCGCCATCGAGTACGACCCGCAGCCGCCCTTCGACGCCGGCTCCCCGGCGAAGGCGTCGCAGGCGGTCCGGGACCGGCTGGCGGCGGGACTGCGCTGA
- a CDS encoding SDR family oxidoreductase, protein MNILITGATGRLGRVLTPELARAGHAVRATSRAPAGGPGTAPAGVEPAGSNPARVDSARTDPARIDWVRVDLATGEGLDAAVGDIDTVVHLASAPYQRGYTRQVDVDGTRRLVEAAGRAGVRHLVYLSIVGADRVPWPYFKAKVEAEAIVAAGPVPWTVLRVTQFHDLLDEAMTKLARLPVLPVDPQIVGQPVDVRDVAAHLGWRVTAPPGRATEEFAGPTVIGFAEGLRDWLTVRQVRRPMLRLPVPGRLGRAFRTGALTSATGNRGQISWHDYLADGVGRVV, encoded by the coding sequence ATGAACATCCTGATCACGGGGGCGACCGGACGCCTCGGCCGGGTACTGACCCCCGAACTGGCCCGCGCCGGGCATGCGGTCCGGGCGACGAGTCGCGCCCCGGCGGGCGGCCCCGGCACCGCCCCGGCCGGGGTCGAGCCGGCCGGGAGCAACCCGGCGCGGGTCGACTCGGCGCGGACCGATCCGGCGCGGATCGACTGGGTGCGGGTCGACCTGGCGACGGGCGAGGGTCTCGACGCGGCGGTCGGCGACATCGACACCGTCGTCCACCTGGCGTCGGCGCCGTACCAGCGCGGCTACACCCGACAGGTGGACGTGGACGGCACCCGCCGGCTGGTCGAGGCCGCCGGCCGGGCCGGGGTACGACACCTCGTGTACCTGTCGATCGTCGGCGCCGACCGCGTGCCGTGGCCGTACTTCAAGGCCAAGGTCGAGGCCGAGGCGATCGTGGCGGCCGGGCCGGTGCCCTGGACGGTGCTCCGGGTCACCCAGTTCCACGACCTGCTGGACGAGGCGATGACCAAACTGGCCCGGCTCCCCGTCCTGCCGGTCGACCCGCAGATCGTCGGACAACCCGTGGACGTACGCGACGTGGCCGCGCACCTGGGATGGCGGGTGACCGCCCCGCCCGGCCGGGCGACCGAGGAGTTCGCCGGCCCGACCGTGATCGGCTTCGCCGAGGGCCTCCGCGACTGGCTGACCGTCCGGCAGGTCCGCCGGCCGATGCTCCGGCTACCCGTGCCAGGCCGGCTGGGCCGAGCCTTCCGCACCGGAGCGCTCACCAGCGCGACCGGCAACCGGGGACAGATCAGCTGGCACGACTACCTCGCCGACGGGGTCGGACGGGTCGTCTAG
- a CDS encoding diaminopimelate decarboxylase family protein has protein sequence MTLADIIPSLRSSLRAPLTQVWPSTAAWGEHGDLTIGGVAMTSVVTAHGTPTYVLDEADVRQRCRDYLTAFGGDGVAYTAKALLSRGIARWLAAEGLRLYVGSAGELRVALAAGFPADRIVLYGSAKTPEDLEAAYAGRVGTIVVESLGEITRLAATAPQGQRVLLRVLGGTEPAEGTDCRFGLRIGSGEAAAAVARIVAQPRLTLVGVDCSVGHQVSRFSVYEHEVRGVLEFLAEMRTRHGVEPTELNLGGGHAVAYSGGDPSLALAAFASRIRAVLRLAAERHDFPVPRLTVSPGRAIVSRAGITLYHVVAVNRGPDGHILVAVDGGMTDCPSGALCGGQHTAVLFGRTTCAQPVRATVVGRHNDADDVIVPALTLPADVHPGDLLAVAGSGAYHHSRASNYHLVGRPPLLSVRDGRTTTLVRRESSEDMLLRDVDERDAA, from the coding sequence ATGACCCTGGCGGACATCATCCCCTCGTTGCGCTCCTCACTGCGGGCGCCCTTGACGCAGGTGTGGCCGTCCACGGCGGCCTGGGGCGAGCACGGCGACCTGACCATCGGCGGGGTCGCGATGACATCCGTGGTGACCGCGCACGGCACACCGACGTACGTGCTCGACGAGGCCGACGTACGGCAGCGGTGCCGCGACTACCTGACCGCGTTCGGCGGCGACGGTGTCGCGTACACCGCGAAGGCCCTGCTCAGCCGGGGCATCGCGCGTTGGCTCGCCGCCGAGGGGCTGCGGCTCTACGTCGGCTCCGCCGGCGAACTCCGGGTGGCCCTGGCCGCCGGCTTTCCGGCCGACCGGATCGTCCTGTACGGCAGCGCGAAGACGCCGGAGGACCTCGAGGCCGCGTACGCCGGTCGGGTCGGCACCATCGTCGTCGAGTCGCTCGGCGAGATCACCCGACTGGCGGCCACCGCACCGCAGGGTCAGCGCGTGCTGCTGCGGGTGCTCGGCGGCACCGAGCCGGCCGAGGGCACCGACTGCCGGTTCGGGCTGCGGATCGGCTCGGGTGAGGCGGCGGCCGCCGTGGCCCGGATCGTCGCCCAGCCCCGGCTGACGCTCGTCGGGGTGGACTGTTCGGTCGGCCACCAGGTCAGCCGGTTCAGCGTGTACGAGCACGAGGTGCGCGGCGTGCTGGAGTTCCTCGCCGAGATGCGGACCCGGCACGGCGTGGAGCCGACGGAGTTGAACCTCGGCGGTGGCCACGCCGTCGCCTACTCCGGCGGCGACCCGAGCCTGGCGCTGGCCGCCTTCGCCAGCCGGATCCGGGCGGTGCTGCGACTGGCGGCGGAACGGCACGACTTTCCGGTTCCGCGGCTGACCGTGTCGCCGGGCCGGGCCATCGTGTCCCGGGCTGGCATCACGCTCTACCATGTGGTGGCGGTGAACCGGGGGCCCGACGGGCACATCCTCGTCGCCGTCGACGGCGGCATGACCGACTGCCCGTCGGGCGCGCTCTGCGGCGGCCAGCACACGGCGGTGCTGTTCGGACGTACCACCTGTGCCCAGCCGGTCCGGGCCACGGTGGTCGGCCGGCACAACGATGCCGACGACGTGATCGTCCCGGCGCTGACCCTGCCGGCCGACGTACATCCGGGTGACCTGCTCGCGGTGGCCGGATCCGGGGCGTACCACCACTCCCGCGCCTCGAACTACCACCTGGTCGGCCGTCCGCCGCTGTTGAGCGTCCGGGACGGGCGGACCACCACCCTGGTACGCCGGGAGTCCTCGGAGGACATGCTGCTGCGTGACGTGGACGAGCGGGACGCCGCCTGA
- a CDS encoding Lrp/AsnC ligand binding domain-containing protein: MTTNEPESLSVVQALVFVRLPGPDRAGFRRFLTGEPSVRAAWQVVGDIDLVLHVSCQDLPELDRLITTMRIRGGASATSTHLVIGTAEQHPGEPLPVEARSTKQSGTVGRRRSASRGRGLGDLPVAARAGR, encoded by the coding sequence GTGACAACGAATGAACCGGAGTCGCTCTCCGTCGTCCAGGCCCTGGTGTTCGTCCGGCTACCCGGACCCGACCGGGCAGGGTTCCGGCGGTTCCTGACCGGCGAACCGTCCGTCAGGGCCGCCTGGCAGGTCGTCGGCGACATCGACCTCGTACTGCACGTCTCGTGTCAGGACCTGCCCGAACTGGACCGGCTGATCACCACCATGCGGATCCGGGGCGGGGCGAGCGCCACCAGTACCCACCTCGTGATCGGCACGGCAGAGCAGCACCCGGGCGAGCCGCTGCCGGTGGAAGCGCGCTCGACGAAACAATCCGGAACCGTGGGCCGACGACGGTCAGCGTCCCGGGGCCGTGGACTCGGAGACCTTCCGGTCGCGGCGAGGGCCGGACGATGA
- a CDS encoding condensation domain-containing protein, with amino-acid sequence MTSQVDVQQSYPLSPVQRGILRQALAEPGPSPTSYLEQVRLIVRGRLRVADFQLAWSRVIARHATLRTGFVWHGIEEPVQVVVPTAPAPEWYVDDLRNTRACQRRRGLAEFLATDRARGFVLTAPPLSRFALLRVSETEHLFVWTAHHLVIDGWSFPILLREALEEYRAAIEGRDAALPAPAPFRDHVAWLARRDLTGAEEFWRAELAGRSAPTPLPTDQPDGPADEFGPPDVSGAPDVSGVLKQSRPTGPSGTVGGSGSSGTVGGSGSAGVVGPRGASGLADIPGPTGAPGPANVFGPADAVGPRGESPVEDPFAEHRVEVSGDDTARLHETARQQRVTLETVLHGCWARLLSAHSGETDVVFGATVSCRPVEAEASQNMIGPLVNTLPVRVRIHPDEPVGAWLRQLQQHQALARPFDHVPLGRIESWTETPAGSPLFETLVDFENYPVDNDLFTGTADASTLSMRFEGRWSSSHHPLTLLVVPGERLGLHTTYDRRRLRPATVEHLLAQLTVLLVQFAADPERPLSDLSLSDREYGPAA; translated from the coding sequence ATGACCAGTCAGGTCGACGTCCAGCAGAGCTATCCACTCTCGCCGGTCCAACGTGGCATCCTGCGCCAGGCTCTCGCCGAGCCGGGTCCGAGCCCGACGAGCTACCTCGAACAGGTACGACTCATCGTCCGTGGGCGGCTGCGGGTGGCCGACTTCCAGCTCGCCTGGAGCCGGGTGATCGCCCGACACGCCACGTTGCGGACCGGGTTCGTCTGGCACGGGATCGAGGAGCCGGTGCAGGTGGTCGTGCCGACGGCACCCGCACCCGAGTGGTACGTCGACGATCTGCGGAACACCCGGGCCTGCCAGCGTCGGCGTGGCCTGGCGGAGTTCCTCGCCACCGACCGGGCCCGTGGCTTCGTGCTGACCGCCCCGCCGCTGTCCCGGTTCGCTCTGCTCCGGGTGTCCGAAACCGAGCATCTTTTCGTCTGGACCGCGCATCATCTGGTCATCGACGGATGGAGCTTCCCGATCCTGCTCCGGGAGGCGCTGGAGGAGTACCGGGCCGCGATCGAGGGCCGGGACGCCGCGTTGCCGGCCCCGGCACCGTTCCGCGACCATGTCGCCTGGCTGGCCCGGCGTGACCTCACCGGCGCGGAGGAGTTCTGGCGCGCCGAGCTGGCCGGCCGGTCCGCACCGACGCCACTGCCGACCGACCAACCGGACGGGCCGGCGGACGAGTTCGGCCCGCCGGACGTCTCCGGGGCACCGGACGTCTCCGGGGTACTGAAGCAGTCGCGACCGACGGGGCCGTCCGGCACGGTCGGCGGGTCCGGATCGTCCGGCACGGTCGGCGGGTCCGGATCGGCCGGTGTGGTCGGGCCGCGCGGCGCGTCCGGGCTGGCGGACATCCCCGGGCCGACCGGCGCACCGGGGCCGGCGAACGTCTTCGGACCGGCCGACGCGGTCGGGCCCAGGGGCGAGTCCCCGGTGGAGGACCCGTTCGCCGAACACCGTGTCGAAGTCAGCGGCGACGACACCGCGCGGCTGCACGAGACCGCCCGTCAACAGCGGGTCACCCTCGAAACCGTGCTGCACGGATGCTGGGCCCGGCTCCTGTCGGCGCACAGCGGGGAGACCGACGTCGTCTTCGGCGCGACGGTCTCCTGCCGGCCGGTGGAGGCCGAGGCGTCGCAGAACATGATCGGGCCGCTCGTCAACACGCTCCCGGTCCGGGTACGGATCCATCCCGACGAGCCCGTCGGCGCCTGGCTGCGACAACTGCAACAGCATCAGGCGCTGGCCCGCCCGTTCGATCACGTGCCACTGGGCCGGATCGAGTCCTGGACCGAGACGCCGGCCGGTTCGCCGCTGTTCGAGACGTTGGTCGACTTCGAGAACTACCCGGTCGACAACGACCTGTTCACCGGCACGGCCGACGCGTCGACCCTGTCGATGCGGTTCGAGGGCCGGTGGTCGTCGTCGCACCATCCGCTCACCCTGCTCGTCGTACCGGGTGAGCGGCTCGGGCTGCACACCACGTACGACCGCCGCCGCCTCCGGCCGGCAACGGTCGAGCACCTGCTCGCCCAACTGACGGTCCTGCTCGTCCAGTTCGCCGCCGATCCGGAGCGGCCACTGTCCGATCTGTCCCTCTCCGATCGCGAGTACGGCCCCGCGGCGTAG
- a CDS encoding GlxA family transcriptional regulator has translation MDSHRIVFVIFPGFQILDLTGPHEVFAQAERLAPGHELAPGYELATVAGVAGPIRASGGLSITPDATIDQCHEGRIDTLMVVGGSGRTQACADRRLIDWIAAAATRSGRVASVCGGAFLLAEAGLLDGRRAVTHWGSCAELARRYPLVTVEPDPIFVHDDGVWTSAGVTAGIDLALALVERDRGAETSRAIARRLVMFVQRPGGQAQFSTQLAAQRPVRTPLRQIQVWIVDHLAEDLSVPALANRAGMSERHFARMFTAQTGQTPAAYVESVRVEAARRLLESTDAPVGAIARGCGFGTVETLHRRFKRTIGVTPGQYRHHFA, from the coding sequence GTGGACAGCCACCGCATCGTTTTCGTGATCTTCCCGGGGTTCCAGATCCTCGACCTGACCGGCCCGCACGAGGTCTTCGCGCAGGCCGAGCGGTTGGCGCCGGGCCATGAGTTGGCGCCGGGCTACGAGTTGGCGACTGTGGCCGGGGTCGCCGGTCCGATCCGGGCCAGCGGCGGCCTCAGCATCACCCCCGACGCCACGATCGACCAGTGCCACGAGGGGCGGATCGACACCCTGATGGTGGTCGGCGGGTCAGGCCGGACGCAGGCGTGCGCCGACCGCCGGCTCATCGACTGGATCGCCGCCGCGGCCACCCGCTCCGGACGGGTGGCGTCGGTGTGTGGCGGCGCGTTCCTGCTGGCCGAGGCCGGCCTGCTCGACGGCCGGCGGGCGGTCACCCACTGGGGGAGTTGCGCCGAACTTGCCCGGCGGTATCCGCTGGTGACGGTCGAACCCGATCCCATTTTCGTCCACGACGACGGCGTCTGGACCTCGGCCGGGGTCACCGCGGGGATCGACCTCGCGCTCGCACTGGTGGAGCGGGACCGGGGCGCGGAGACGTCCCGGGCGATCGCCCGTCGACTCGTCATGTTCGTCCAGCGTCCCGGCGGCCAGGCCCAGTTCAGTACGCAGCTGGCCGCACAGCGCCCGGTGCGTACCCCGCTGCGGCAGATCCAGGTGTGGATCGTCGATCACCTCGCCGAGGACCTGAGCGTGCCGGCACTCGCCAACCGGGCCGGAATGAGCGAGCGGCACTTCGCCCGGATGTTCACCGCGCAGACCGGGCAGACCCCGGCCGCGTACGTGGAATCCGTCCGGGTCGAGGCGGCCCGACGCCTGTTGGAGAGCACCGACGCGCCGGTCGGGGCGATCGCCCGGGGATGCGGCTTCGGCACCGTCGAGACCCTGCACCGGCGCTTCAAACGCACCATCGGGGTCACCCCCGGCCAGTACCGCCACCACTTCGCCTGA
- a CDS encoding MarR family winged helix-turn-helix transcriptional regulator, translating into MNAARSRSDASPLAFLPRDVATGMLISTVHRHSQKVLNDALRPLGIEERHFATMAVLDSRGPLTQRQLIDLLDLDKSSLGRIVDELERQDLAERRPVPGDRRAHAIHLSAQGRQRVGEAQQIAAGVGQQLFGHLPPEARQALDNALRQLLPRHGADGAPG; encoded by the coding sequence ATGAACGCCGCACGATCCCGATCCGATGCGTCCCCGCTGGCCTTCCTGCCCAGGGACGTCGCCACCGGCATGCTGATCAGCACGGTGCACCGGCACAGCCAGAAGGTCCTCAACGATGCGCTGCGCCCGCTCGGGATCGAGGAGCGGCATTTCGCCACCATGGCCGTACTGGACAGCCGTGGGCCGCTCACCCAGCGTCAACTCATCGACCTGCTCGACCTCGACAAGTCGTCGCTGGGCCGGATCGTCGACGAGCTGGAGCGGCAGGACCTGGCCGAGCGCCGGCCGGTACCCGGGGATCGTCGCGCCCACGCCATTCATCTGAGCGCCCAGGGCCGGCAGCGGGTGGGCGAGGCGCAGCAGATCGCCGCCGGGGTGGGGCAGCAACTCTTCGGACACCTTCCGCCGGAGGCCCGCCAGGCCCTCGACAACGCGCTGCGGCAGCTGTTACCCCGGCACGGTGCCGACGGCGCGCCGGGCTGA